Proteins encoded within one genomic window of Tidjanibacter massiliensis:
- a CDS encoding glycoside hydrolase family 2, producing the protein MPIKRLAISCLFAFAVFLSSFGGTLRAAGPGFAAMACEPGAVEAGFRLPPRSALVPYPSREEALAGGTSSYVIPLEEWQRDSVPEGVRYTARFKVRYAWDNRAVLLRVEDVPSSFGIEVNGEAAGYSQAGMGRTEFDITDFIRQDYNTVSVIVCEAPAARRIGEGRGRDAESWRGRAWVLSQPSVRIHDLFAETSVDGGYGYVALDIVMQSILLNPKEYTVCYELLDPKGEVVAMSQKDIVTGMLSRDTVRFTVRIPDPLVWNHETPNLYTLLVRSRNEGRFVENAAVRVGFRTPGTSDGVFLIDGLPVGLYAVRYAMGGDEGAAATELARFKAEGYNCIVADGTPQPDCFYALCDSLGLYVCDAADINTSREPARITVGGNPSNAPEWKDAYIDRIHRMYYASHLHPSVVMYAPAHDSRNGYCLYESYVELKRLAPGVPVFYDGAGGEWNSDMDAAALFRHPDAVRPAGRLSVTMERDGSDEVVVANNMELTSARGTYRVVLKSGVKSLWTASGEFRLMGGGALHIPVPVPEGVRRGSVQVEVHLLKDISSQGAGQGGKVSDMYDVLKMKFPL; encoded by the coding sequence ATGCCGATAAAACGCCTTGCTATCAGTTGTCTCTTCGCCTTTGCCGTTTTTCTTTCGTCCTTCGGCGGAACCCTGCGTGCCGCAGGACCCGGTTTCGCCGCCATGGCCTGTGAGCCCGGAGCAGTGGAGGCGGGATTCAGACTGCCGCCGCGCAGTGCCCTCGTGCCGTATCCTTCACGCGAAGAGGCGTTGGCGGGCGGTACATCCTCCTATGTGATTCCTCTGGAGGAGTGGCAGCGCGACAGTGTGCCGGAAGGAGTCCGCTATACGGCCCGGTTCAAGGTCCGTTATGCGTGGGACAACCGGGCCGTCCTGCTGCGTGTGGAGGATGTCCCCTCCTCTTTCGGCATCGAGGTAAACGGCGAGGCGGCCGGATACAGTCAGGCGGGTATGGGGCGCACGGAGTTCGATATCACCGATTTCATCCGGCAGGATTACAATACGGTTTCGGTCATCGTCTGCGAGGCTCCGGCGGCCCGCCGTATCGGCGAAGGGCGCGGCCGCGATGCGGAAAGCTGGAGGGGGAGGGCCTGGGTGTTGTCGCAGCCCTCGGTACGGATACACGACCTGTTTGCCGAGACTTCGGTGGACGGCGGTTACGGTTATGTGGCGCTCGATATCGTCATGCAGAGTATCCTGTTGAATCCCAAGGAGTATACCGTCTGTTACGAGTTGCTTGACCCGAAGGGCGAGGTCGTGGCCATGTCGCAGAAAGACATCGTTACCGGTATGCTGAGCCGGGATACCGTACGCTTTACGGTACGGATACCCGACCCGCTCGTGTGGAACCATGAAACTCCGAATCTCTATACACTGCTGGTACGCAGCCGGAACGAAGGCCGGTTCGTGGAGAACGCGGCTGTTCGGGTAGGATTCCGGACGCCGGGAACGTCTGACGGAGTATTCTTAATCGACGGCCTGCCTGTCGGTTTGTATGCCGTACGTTATGCGATGGGCGGCGACGAAGGGGCCGCGGCAACCGAGCTTGCACGCTTCAAGGCGGAGGGGTATAACTGCATCGTTGCAGACGGAACTCCCCAGCCGGACTGTTTCTATGCGCTTTGCGACAGTCTGGGGCTGTACGTGTGCGATGCGGCGGATATCAATACGAGTCGGGAACCGGCCCGTATCACCGTGGGCGGCAATCCGAGCAACGCTCCCGAATGGAAAGATGCCTACATCGACCGGATACACCGCATGTATTACGCTTCGCACCTTCATCCGTCGGTGGTGATGTATGCTCCTGCACACGATTCGCGCAACGGATACTGTCTGTACGAAAGTTATGTGGAGCTCAAGCGGCTGGCTCCCGGTGTCCCCGTTTTCTACGACGGGGCCGGGGGGGAGTGGAACAGCGACATGGATGCCGCGGCCCTTTTCCGGCATCCCGATGCTGTACGGCCTGCGGGCCGTCTCTCGGTAACGATGGAGAGGGACGGTTCGGACGAGGTGGTCGTGGCCAACAACATGGAGCTGACATCGGCCCGGGGAACCTACCGGGTGGTGCTGAAGTCGGGGGTTAAGAGCCTTTGGACGGCCTCCGGCGAGTTCAGGCTCATGGGAGGCGGGGCGCTTCATATTCCCGTGCCCGTTCCTGAGGGTGTGCGCAGGGGCAGCGTGCAGGTAGAGGTGCATCTCCTGAAGGATATCTCGTCGCAGGGTGCCGGCCAAGGCGGCAAAGTGTCGGATATGTACGACGTCCTGAAGATGAAATTCCCGTTGTGA
- a CDS encoding type I restriction enzyme HsdR N-terminal domain-containing protein, producing the protein MDRYPALNLPPVRLRAAHRHGEERVWDGLRGCWLLLTPEEWVRRHVIGWLSDCIGIPAVNIIQEYPLSLGGTRQRADIVVTGRGQQAVMLVECKAADVAIDQCVLDQAVRYNSVVRARYIMLTNGLRHYFFAAGDGTDYERLGTVPDLAAWL; encoded by the coding sequence ATGGACAGGTATCCCGCACTTAATTTGCCCCCCGTCAGGCTGCGGGCCGCGCACAGGCACGGCGAGGAACGCGTCTGGGACGGTCTGCGGGGCTGTTGGCTGCTGCTCACTCCGGAAGAGTGGGTGCGGCGGCACGTCATCGGATGGCTGTCGGACTGTATCGGCATTCCCGCCGTCAATATCATTCAGGAGTACCCGCTTTCCCTCGGAGGCACACGGCAGCGGGCCGACATCGTGGTAACGGGCCGCGGGCAGCAGGCAGTCATGCTGGTGGAGTGCAAGGCCGCCGACGTCGCGATAGACCAATGCGTCCTCGACCAGGCAGTACGCTACAACAGCGTCGTCCGGGCCCGTTACATCATGCTCACCAACGGTCTGCGCCACTACTTCTTCGCCGCCGGCGACGGAACGGACTACGAACGGCTCGGAACCGTACCCGACCTTGCAGCATGGCTGTAA
- a CDS encoding transporter family protein, with protein MKYFLTLLLLLPAFASFAQEPEEHLSLDEVRTQSGVDPTRIISKIGFSTWYFDKEAGNAQVNNRISATFGVDDWAFNVRMDLVSINNVPGRRGFVTGAGNMKVNILNSFYNNGRHALAASVDLAFPTASQAIDAAAGLNGYFYLTPALTYSYTINQGLMVAAQPQYSFALAKGEADYPAMSLLTVRMFIAKFWDSGLFAVFEPRPMYDFTRDRFDLILSPIVGKALGGGYTLTFLAEIPVRKESLHNVGALFLIGVKRTF; from the coding sequence ATGAAATATTTTTTGACGCTTTTGCTCCTGTTGCCGGCGTTCGCCTCTTTCGCACAGGAACCCGAAGAGCACCTCTCGCTGGACGAGGTGAGGACGCAGTCCGGTGTAGACCCCACGAGGATTATCTCCAAGATAGGATTCTCTACGTGGTATTTCGACAAGGAGGCCGGTAATGCGCAGGTGAACAACCGTATCAGCGCCACATTCGGCGTGGACGACTGGGCGTTCAACGTGCGGATGGACCTCGTCTCGATAAACAACGTACCGGGCCGCCGGGGCTTTGTCACAGGGGCGGGCAACATGAAGGTGAATATCCTGAACTCTTTTTACAATAACGGCAGGCATGCGCTTGCCGCATCGGTGGATTTGGCCTTTCCGACGGCTTCGCAGGCGATAGACGCCGCGGCCGGACTGAACGGCTATTTCTACCTGACGCCTGCGCTGACCTACAGCTATACGATAAATCAGGGGCTGATGGTGGCGGCACAGCCCCAGTATTCGTTCGCCCTGGCCAAGGGAGAGGCGGACTATCCTGCCATGAGCCTCCTGACCGTGAGGATGTTCATTGCGAAGTTCTGGGATTCCGGCCTCTTCGCGGTGTTCGAGCCGCGGCCGATGTACGACTTCACACGGGACCGCTTCGACCTTATCCTTTCGCCCATCGTCGGCAAGGCGCTCGGCGGCGGATATACCCTGACGTTTCTCGCCGAGATTCCCGTAAGGAAAGAGTCGCTCCACAATGTCGGGGCACTGTTCCTGATAGGGGTAAAGCGGACTTTCTGA
- a CDS encoding GNAT family N-acetyltransferase, translated as MNNILETDSVRLRALEPEDIDVLYKWENDTRIWKMSNTVAPFSKYVLRRFIEDQKYDIYETKQLRMIIESRGDGRAVGAIDLFEIDPTNRRAGIGILVYEDRDRGQGYASCALTSMIKYAFQVLGLNQLYCNVLSNNLRSLNLFKSKGFTTVGLKVEWVRSTTGWLDEYMLQLVNPVKV; from the coding sequence ATGAACAACATTCTCGAAACGGATTCCGTCAGGTTGAGGGCCCTTGAGCCGGAGGATATCGACGTGCTCTACAAGTGGGAGAACGACACGCGCATCTGGAAGATGAGCAATACCGTCGCGCCGTTCTCGAAATATGTGCTCCGCAGATTCATCGAAGACCAGAAGTACGACATTTACGAGACCAAGCAGTTGCGCATGATAATAGAGAGCCGCGGCGATGGAAGGGCCGTGGGGGCCATCGACCTTTTCGAGATAGACCCGACGAACCGCCGGGCCGGCATCGGGATACTCGTCTATGAAGACCGCGACCGCGGGCAGGGTTATGCTTCGTGCGCGCTGACTTCCATGATAAAGTATGCCTTTCAGGTGTTGGGGCTCAACCAGCTCTACTGCAATGTGCTCTCCAACAACCTGCGCAGTCTGAACCTTTTCAAAAGCAAGGGCTTCACTACGGTCGGTCTGAAGGTGGAGTGGGTGCGTTCCACGACCGGATGGCTGGACGAATACATGCTTCAACTGGTCAATCCCGTCAAGGTGTAG
- a CDS encoding ROK family transcriptional regulator, with amino-acid sequence MPVLFKNQSVLLKDFFNQQEDEPLKGISHKNILIKKNIIAYMALNGESTLADLARELHVSVPTITKLVGELVEENIVVDNGKIETAGGRRPNIFGLANTAIYFAGIDIGRDNVRYVVTDLKNNVIVSEEERDFVLSDNEQSLEEICRRINRFIDGCRIERCKILGMGVCIAGRVNPKTGRSYMYFTSSPESLKDIIEHATGIRVLLENDTRARCYAEYFTGDSRTEKNMLYLHLGRGVAIGIITDGKLFYGKSGFAGEFGHTPFFNNEIICECGKKGCLETEVSGIAIEKKMVSEIRRGVNTILRERYDSGGTIRIDDIIEAAKNDDNLSIELIEEAGEKIGKSIAFLINIFNPELVIIGGNMAYAGDYLMLPLKSATNKYSLNLVYKDTKFRLSHMGGDAGALGAAMLIRNQVIGL; translated from the coding sequence ATGCCGGTATTATTTAAAAACCAGTCTGTGCTTCTTAAGGATTTTTTCAATCAGCAGGAGGACGAACCCTTGAAGGGTATCTCCCATAAGAATATTCTGATAAAGAAGAATATCATCGCCTACATGGCGCTCAACGGCGAGAGTACACTGGCCGACCTCGCCCGCGAGCTGCACGTCAGCGTTCCGACCATCACCAAGCTCGTGGGGGAGCTCGTCGAGGAGAACATCGTAGTGGACAACGGCAAGATAGAGACTGCCGGAGGGCGCCGTCCCAATATCTTCGGGCTGGCCAATACGGCCATCTATTTCGCCGGCATCGACATCGGGCGCGACAATGTACGTTATGTGGTGACGGACCTCAAGAATAATGTCATCGTCAGCGAGGAGGAGCGGGATTTCGTCCTGTCGGACAATGAACAGTCGCTTGAGGAGATATGTCGGCGCATCAACCGCTTCATAGACGGCTGCCGGATAGAGCGCTGCAAGATACTCGGCATGGGGGTGTGCATTGCGGGGCGCGTCAATCCCAAAACGGGGCGCAGCTACATGTACTTCACTTCGAGTCCGGAGTCGCTGAAGGATATCATCGAACATGCTACGGGCATCCGGGTGTTGCTGGAGAACGATACGCGGGCCCGCTGTTATGCCGAGTACTTCACGGGTGATTCGCGGACGGAGAAGAACATGCTCTACCTGCACCTGGGCCGGGGAGTGGCCATAGGCATCATCACCGACGGCAAACTGTTTTACGGCAAGTCGGGTTTTGCCGGGGAGTTCGGGCATACGCCTTTTTTCAACAACGAGATTATCTGCGAGTGCGGCAAGAAAGGGTGCCTCGAAACGGAGGTGTCCGGTATAGCCATCGAGAAGAAGATGGTCAGCGAGATACGCCGCGGTGTCAATACCATCCTGCGCGAACGCTACGATTCGGGAGGAACAATACGCATAGACGATATCATCGAGGCTGCGAAGAACGACGACAACCTCTCGATAGAGCTTATTGAGGAAGCGGGCGAGAAGATAGGCAAAAGCATTGCCTTTCTCATCAATATCTTCAATCCGGAACTTGTCATCATCGGCGGAAACATGGCCTATGCGGGCGACTACCTGATGCTGCCGCTCAAATCGGCCACCAACAAATACTCTCTCAATCTTGTCTACAAGGATACGAAATTTCGGCTGTCGCATATGGGCGGCGATGCCGGCGCCCTCGGCGCAGCCATGCTCATAAGGAACCAGGTAATAGGATTGTAG